The proteins below come from a single Nocardia higoensis genomic window:
- a CDS encoding Trm112 family protein, whose amino-acid sequence MPERTALDPTLLELLACPQDKGPLLLVADDSGADILYNPRLRRAYPIDNGIPVLLVDDARDVSEAEHEKLVARAGQ is encoded by the coding sequence ATGCCGGAGCGCACCGCCTTGGACCCCACCCTGCTCGAACTGCTGGCCTGCCCCCAGGACAAGGGCCCGCTGCTGCTCGTTGCCGACGATTCGGGCGCGGACATCCTCTACAACCCGCGTTTGCGGCGCGCCTACCCGATCGACAACGGCATCCCGGTGCTGCTCGTCGACGACGCCCGCGACGTGTCCGAGGCCGAGCACGAGAAGTTGGTCGCTCGGGCAGGGCAGTGA
- a CDS encoding DNA-3-methyladenine glycosylase → MSAEEIVAAEELIVEPPAAARRLLGATLRSGATAIRLVEVEAYGGDPAGPWPDPASHSGRGRTRRNAVMFGPAGHLYVYLSYGMHTCINVTTGPDETASAVLLRAGEVIEGVDLVRTRRPTARTDADLARGPGNLGTALGITLTDYGTPLFAPDSPIRLELADPVPDEAIASGPRVGVSTAADRPWRFWLPSAPAISTYRRSPRAR, encoded by the coding sequence GTGTCCGCCGAAGAAATCGTCGCCGCCGAAGAACTGATCGTCGAACCCCCCGCCGCCGCTCGCCGCCTGCTCGGCGCCACTCTGCGCTCCGGCGCGACCGCGATCCGGCTGGTCGAGGTGGAGGCCTACGGCGGCGATCCGGCCGGCCCCTGGCCCGACCCCGCCTCGCACTCCGGCCGGGGACGCACCAGGCGTAATGCCGTGATGTTCGGTCCGGCCGGCCATCTCTACGTGTATCTGAGTTACGGCATGCACACCTGCATCAATGTCACGACCGGGCCCGACGAGACGGCGAGCGCCGTGCTGCTGCGCGCGGGCGAGGTGATCGAAGGCGTCGACCTCGTGCGTACCCGGCGACCCACCGCCCGAACCGACGCGGACCTCGCTCGCGGGCCCGGCAACCTCGGCACCGCCCTCGGCATCACCCTCACCGACTACGGGACGCCGCTGTTCGCCCCGGACTCGCCGATCCGTCTCGAACTCGCCGACCCTGTGCCCGACGAGGCGATCGCCAGCGGCCCACGTGTCGGCGTCAGTACCGCCGCCGACCGCCCCTGGCGCTTCTGGCTACCGTCCGCCCCCGCGATCTCCACCTACCGGCGCAGTCCCCGTGCCCGCTGA
- a CDS encoding ABC transporter permease produces MTTLRPYTATTGRILRQLRNDHRTVVLILVVPAVMMTLLYFVYAETPAQSQGRALFDRVGISMLGILPFIVMFLVTAIAMQRERTSGTLERLLSTPLSKLDLLGGYGSAFSLAAAAQASVACLVSFGLLGLEAAGSAGWVVLIAVVDAICGVALGLLASAFARTEFQAVQFMPLVVTPQIFLCGLLVPRDQLPRWLEIISDVLPLSYAVDALEQVSLHAEPTGRMWRDLLIVAAFAVIALVMGAATLRRRSA; encoded by the coding sequence ATGACGACTCTGCGCCCCTACACCGCCACCACCGGCCGGATCCTGCGTCAACTGCGCAACGACCACCGCACTGTCGTGCTGATCCTGGTGGTCCCCGCCGTGATGATGACGCTGCTGTATTTCGTCTATGCCGAGACCCCGGCGCAGTCCCAGGGACGCGCGCTGTTCGATCGGGTCGGCATCAGCATGCTCGGCATCCTGCCGTTCATCGTGATGTTCCTGGTCACCGCGATCGCCATGCAGCGCGAACGCACCTCGGGGACGCTCGAGCGACTGCTGTCCACGCCGCTGTCGAAGCTGGACCTGCTGGGCGGCTACGGGAGCGCGTTCTCGCTGGCCGCGGCCGCTCAGGCAAGCGTGGCGTGTCTGGTGTCGTTCGGGCTGCTCGGGTTGGAGGCGGCGGGCAGTGCCGGATGGGTGGTGCTGATCGCCGTGGTCGACGCGATCTGCGGGGTGGCGCTGGGCCTGCTGGCGAGTGCGTTCGCGCGCACCGAGTTCCAGGCGGTGCAGTTCATGCCGTTGGTGGTCACGCCACAGATCTTTCTGTGCGGACTGCTGGTGCCGCGTGATCAGCTGCCGCGCTGGCTCGAGATCATCAGCGACGTCTTACCCCTGAGTTATGCCGTCGACGCCCTCGAGCAGGTATCGCTTCATGCCGAGCCGACCGGACGGATGTGGCGGGATCTGCTGATCGTCGCGGCCTTCGCAGTCATCGCCTTGGTCATGGGCGCAGCGACGCTACGGCGGCGCAGCGCATGA
- a CDS encoding GtrA family protein produces MNADRVDADQRGADLTHPEPTPTVRRADLIRRTLRRQEVVYALVGGFNTVFGTALTVAWLTLLPDTAWAPSAAVALAYAISVVVAFGLHRTLVFRVRGRVLRDFLGFVAVNSGGLVLNMALLSLAVTVLGLPKAPSTVVVMGLVAVAGFFGHRHISFRRRPAVEANSTVR; encoded by the coding sequence ATGAACGCCGACCGTGTGGACGCCGACCAGAGGGGCGCCGATCTCACGCACCCCGAGCCGACGCCGACCGTCCGGCGAGCCGACCTGATCCGGCGCACACTGCGCAGGCAGGAGGTCGTGTATGCCCTGGTCGGCGGCTTCAACACGGTGTTCGGCACGGCACTCACCGTGGCCTGGCTGACCCTCCTGCCCGACACCGCGTGGGCCCCGTCGGCGGCCGTCGCGCTCGCCTACGCGATCAGTGTCGTCGTCGCCTTCGGCCTGCACCGCACACTGGTCTTCCGGGTGCGCGGCCGGGTGCTGCGCGACTTCCTCGGCTTCGTCGCCGTGAATTCCGGGGGACTGGTGCTGAACATGGCACTGTTGTCGCTGGCGGTGACGGTGCTCGGGTTGCCGAAGGCGCCCTCGACGGTGGTGGTGATGGGACTGGTCGCGGTCGCCGGCTTCTTCGGCCACCGGCACATCTCGTTCCGCCGTCGGCCGGCCGTCGAGGCGAACAGCACGGTCCGGTAG
- a CDS encoding TetR family transcriptional regulator, which yields MNEPGAKSESPGRSGRRRGRSGAKEAILAAARARFAENGFHKTSIRSIAGDAGVDPALVHHYFGAKQELFAAVVDLPVDPQAVLAVIDSAPVGELGAAIVRTIVAIWDSPAGPAAVAAVRSLLAGADPGLTRSFVLDVVLERVRSRIATEADDGRARVALAASQLAGIMVARKIVGVEPLASMPLDELVAAVGPTLQRYLTGDIAAGTS from the coding sequence ATGAACGAGCCGGGTGCGAAATCGGAGAGCCCGGGCAGGTCCGGTCGCCGACGCGGGCGGTCGGGGGCCAAGGAGGCGATCCTGGCCGCGGCCCGGGCACGATTCGCCGAGAACGGCTTCCACAAGACCTCGATCCGGTCGATCGCCGGCGACGCCGGTGTCGATCCGGCGCTGGTACACCATTATTTCGGCGCCAAACAGGAACTGTTCGCCGCCGTGGTCGACCTGCCCGTCGACCCGCAGGCGGTGCTCGCGGTCATCGACTCCGCGCCGGTCGGTGAGCTCGGCGCCGCGATCGTGCGCACCATCGTCGCCATCTGGGACTCCCCCGCCGGGCCCGCGGCCGTCGCCGCGGTGCGCAGCCTACTGGCCGGCGCCGATCCTGGGCTCACACGCAGTTTCGTGCTGGACGTCGTGCTGGAGCGGGTGCGATCCCGAATCGCGACCGAGGCCGACGACGGGCGTGCCCGGGTGGCCCTGGCCGCTTCGCAGCTGGCGGGAATCATGGTGGCGCGCAAGATCGTCGGCGTGGAGCCGCTGGCCTCGATGCCGCTCGACGAACTGGTCGCCGCGGTCGGGCCGACGCTGCAGCGCTACCTCACCGGCGACATCGCCGCCGGAACGAGCTGA
- a CDS encoding ABC transporter ATP-binding protein, translating into MTGQPIPRPTGSEPGATAVDIEGLIVRRGKREVLHGVSLTIPTGSITGLLGPSGCGKTTLMRCVVGAQLVRSGRVTALGLPAGARELRRRIGYVTQAPSVYPDISVRENVAYFAALSGRDRDDVEEAIESVGLRDHMRDRVDELSGGQQTRTSLACALVARPDLLILDEPTVGLDPVLRVELWKKFRELAAGGTTLLVSSHVMDEADYCDQLLLMRDGRLLAHLSPDELRAETGESNLEQAFLALITTGPIA; encoded by the coding sequence GTGACCGGGCAGCCCATCCCCCGGCCGACCGGCTCCGAGCCCGGAGCGACCGCGGTCGACATCGAGGGTCTGATCGTCCGACGGGGGAAACGCGAAGTTCTGCACGGTGTTTCGCTGACGATCCCGACCGGCTCGATCACCGGCCTGCTCGGACCCTCCGGCTGCGGCAAGACGACCTTGATGCGGTGCGTCGTCGGCGCCCAGCTGGTGCGTTCGGGTCGGGTCACCGCGCTGGGCCTCCCCGCGGGCGCACGGGAACTGCGCCGACGGATCGGCTACGTCACGCAGGCGCCCAGCGTCTATCCCGATATCAGCGTGCGGGAGAACGTCGCGTATTTCGCCGCGTTGTCGGGGCGTGATCGCGACGATGTCGAGGAGGCGATCGAATCCGTCGGACTGCGTGATCACATGCGTGATCGCGTCGACGAACTCTCCGGCGGGCAGCAGACCAGGACCTCCCTGGCGTGCGCGCTGGTCGCGCGGCCCGATCTGCTGATCCTCGACGAACCGACCGTCGGTCTGGACCCGGTGCTGCGCGTCGAACTGTGGAAGAAGTTCCGCGAACTCGCCGCCGGGGGCACAACATTGCTGGTCTCGAGTCACGTGATGGACGAGGCCGACTACTGCGATCAACTGCTGCTGATGCGCGATGGCCGGCTGCTGGCCCACCTCAGCCCGGACGAACTGCGCGCCGAGACCGGCGAGAGCAACTTGGAACAAGCCTTCCTCGCCCTGATCACGACGGGACCGATCGCATGA